A window of Prolixibacter sp. SD074 contains these coding sequences:
- a CDS encoding tetratricopeptide repeat protein, with the protein MKQNQQNKDSMRQKVLYIIGMLALVLISGTTFGQKAELDSIARADTLYAKGHYQQAASVYSGILNRGYESADLYFNLGNSYYKLGQITKAIINYERARLLAPNDEDIKYNLNLAQSHVVDNIVPLPEFFLTKWWHSIINTHSADEWGIQSMIAFFLFLIIFALFLFAQTVRRKKLAFWVSILALTWSGFTFSFASSQKNKLTRRNTAIITAPTVTVKGAPSETGTELFIIHEGLKVKLTDSLGTWKEIQLADGNKGWVQDSTMVRI; encoded by the coding sequence ATGAAACAGAATCAACAGAACAAGGATTCGATGAGACAAAAAGTATTATACATCATAGGAATGTTGGCGCTGGTGTTGATTTCCGGCACCACATTCGGTCAAAAAGCAGAACTGGATTCTATTGCCCGGGCCGATACCTTGTACGCGAAAGGGCATTATCAGCAGGCTGCCAGCGTTTATTCGGGTATCCTGAATCGTGGATACGAGTCGGCTGACCTCTATTTCAACCTGGGTAATTCGTATTACAAATTGGGTCAAATTACCAAGGCCATCATCAATTATGAACGGGCCCGTTTGTTGGCTCCCAACGACGAGGATATCAAGTACAACCTGAATTTGGCGCAGTCCCACGTGGTCGATAATATCGTGCCGTTGCCTGAGTTTTTCCTGACCAAATGGTGGCACAGTATCATTAATACGCATTCGGCCGATGAATGGGGAATTCAGAGTATGATCGCCTTTTTCCTCTTTCTCATCATCTTTGCCCTGTTTCTTTTTGCCCAAACGGTGCGCCGGAAGAAACTGGCATTCTGGGTTTCCATTTTGGCGCTTACCTGGTCGGGATTCACCTTTTCTTTTGCTTCAAGCCAGAAGAACAAGCTGACACGCCGGAACACAGCCATCATTACGGCCCCGACAGTTACGGTGAAGGGGGCCCCCAGCGAAACAGGTACCGAACTTTTCATTATTCACGAAGGGCTGAAAGTGAAACTCACCGACAGCCTCGGCACCTGGAAGGAGATTCAGCTGGCCGACGGCAATAAAGGCTGGGTACAGGATTCGACCATGGTGCGCATTTAA
- a CDS encoding endonuclease MutS2: protein MVEIYPAGFESKIGFDKIRDLLSQRCLSTLGKEIAAQFGFSSHYEDIVRQLDETVEFMQIIAEETNFPTGYYLDVRPALQKIKVPGTFLEVHELFDLKRSLETIRSIVNFFRSRKEEEFPRLRNVVRDVQLFPFVYGRIDQIISKHGTIKDNASPELAQIRREIFSRQASVSKIMQSILRKAQNEGLVEKDVSTSIRDGRTVIPIAAGNKRKLKGIVHDESATGRTAYVEPEEVVEVNNRIRELESAEKREIVKILIHFTDEIRPYAEDLAFSYGILAELDFIRAKALWASESESVKPKMTDKQELEWFKARHPLLERNLKAENRKVVPLDITLTEKIRILLISGPNAGGKSVCLKTVGLVQYMLQCGLPVPVSPDSRSGIFERMFIDIGDDQSLENDLSTYSSHLTNMKFFSKNCTPKTLVLIDEFGTGTEPMLGGSIAEAVLNRVNQLGTYGVITTHYTNLKHFASSADGIENGAMLYDSHQMEPLFRLQIGKPGSSFAFEIARKIGLPEDILKEASDKIGKEHIDFDKHLRDIVRDKRYWESKRQRIRKVERNLDDMAGKYESDLEETERMRKEILAKAKREAEELLSGTNRMIERTIREIKEANAEKEHTRKVRRELEDFREEVDRKATEDEEKIARKMEKLREKEQRRREKSPRKEPEKKSAKPAKSKVPTLEVGARVRLSGQQVAGEVLEINGKNIVVALGPLRSTVKADKLEVVSNSQLKKPEVQKNKTIARINDAIADRKMTFKPEIDVRGMRAEEALQKIQEFIDEAIMLEAAELHILHGKGTGVLRELIRNYLRTEPMVRHYRDEHVQNGGSGITVVELA, encoded by the coding sequence ATGGTGGAAATTTATCCTGCGGGATTTGAATCAAAAATTGGTTTCGATAAAATACGCGACCTGCTGAGTCAGCGCTGCCTGAGTACGCTCGGGAAGGAGATTGCTGCGCAGTTTGGTTTCTCGTCCCACTATGAGGACATTGTCCGTCAGCTCGACGAGACCGTGGAATTTATGCAGATTATCGCCGAGGAAACCAATTTCCCCACAGGTTACTACCTCGATGTCCGTCCGGCGCTGCAGAAAATCAAGGTGCCCGGCACCTTCCTGGAAGTGCATGAGTTGTTCGACCTGAAACGCTCGCTGGAAACCATCCGGTCCATCGTCAATTTCTTCCGTTCCCGGAAAGAAGAGGAATTTCCAAGGTTGCGCAATGTCGTTCGCGATGTGCAACTCTTCCCTTTTGTGTACGGCCGCATCGACCAAATTATCAGCAAGCACGGAACGATAAAAGATAATGCGTCACCCGAACTGGCGCAGATTCGCCGCGAAATCTTTTCCCGGCAGGCCAGTGTTTCCAAAATCATGCAAAGTATTCTACGGAAAGCACAAAACGAAGGACTGGTGGAAAAAGACGTGTCCACTTCCATTCGTGACGGCCGCACGGTGATTCCCATCGCCGCCGGAAACAAGCGGAAGCTGAAAGGAATTGTGCACGATGAATCGGCTACCGGACGTACGGCATATGTAGAGCCGGAAGAAGTGGTGGAAGTGAACAACCGCATCCGGGAACTGGAGTCAGCTGAAAAACGCGAAATCGTAAAAATCCTGATTCACTTCACGGACGAAATCCGTCCGTATGCTGAAGATTTAGCTTTCTCCTATGGAATTCTGGCCGAACTCGATTTCATCCGGGCCAAGGCCTTGTGGGCCAGCGAAAGTGAATCGGTGAAGCCCAAAATGACCGATAAACAGGAACTGGAGTGGTTTAAAGCCCGGCACCCGTTGCTCGAACGCAACTTGAAGGCAGAGAACCGGAAAGTTGTTCCGCTGGATATTACCCTGACTGAAAAGATCCGCATTCTGCTGATCTCGGGCCCTAATGCGGGCGGTAAATCGGTTTGCCTGAAAACGGTAGGATTAGTGCAGTACATGTTGCAGTGTGGCTTGCCTGTTCCGGTGAGCCCGGACAGTCGTTCCGGAATTTTTGAGCGGATGTTTATCGATATTGGCGACGACCAGTCGTTGGAGAACGACCTGAGTACTTACAGTTCGCACCTGACGAATATGAAGTTCTTTTCGAAGAACTGTACGCCCAAAACACTGGTGCTCATCGATGAGTTTGGAACCGGAACCGAGCCGATGCTGGGAGGTTCCATTGCCGAGGCAGTACTTAATCGGGTCAACCAGTTGGGAACCTACGGGGTCATTACAACGCACTATACCAACCTGAAGCACTTTGCCAGCTCGGCAGATGGTATTGAGAACGGGGCGATGTTATATGACTCGCACCAAATGGAACCGCTTTTCCGGTTGCAGATTGGCAAGCCCGGAAGTTCGTTCGCTTTCGAAATTGCCCGTAAAATCGGTCTGCCGGAAGATATCCTGAAAGAGGCCAGCGATAAAATCGGGAAGGAGCACATCGATTTCGACAAACACCTGCGCGACATTGTCCGCGATAAGCGGTACTGGGAAAGCAAAAGGCAGCGTATCCGGAAGGTTGAACGCAATCTTGACGATATGGCCGGCAAGTACGAGTCCGACCTGGAAGAAACGGAACGGATGCGGAAGGAGATTCTGGCGAAAGCCAAACGTGAAGCCGAAGAGTTACTGTCCGGTACTAACCGCATGATTGAACGGACCATCCGGGAGATAAAAGAAGCAAACGCAGAAAAGGAACATACCCGGAAAGTACGCCGCGAACTGGAAGATTTCCGTGAAGAGGTGGACCGGAAAGCCACGGAAGACGAGGAAAAGATAGCCCGGAAGATGGAGAAACTGCGGGAGAAAGAACAGCGTCGTCGTGAAAAGTCACCCCGGAAAGAGCCCGAAAAGAAAAGCGCTAAACCGGCGAAATCAAAAGTGCCAACCCTGGAAGTAGGAGCACGGGTCCGTTTATCGGGGCAACAGGTTGCCGGCGAGGTACTCGAAATTAACGGGAAAAACATTGTCGTAGCCTTAGGCCCGTTGCGGTCAACTGTAAAAGCGGACAAGTTGGAAGTGGTATCGAACAGCCAGTTGAAGAAGCCGGAAGTACAGAAAAATAAAACCATCGCCCGGATAAACGATGCCATTGCTGACCGGAAAATGACGTTCAAGCCGGAAATTGATGTTCGTGGTATGCGGGCCGAAGAGGCACTGCAAAAAATCCAGGAATTCATCGACGAAGCCATCATGTTGGAGGCAGCCGAACTGCATATCCTGCATGGGAAAGGTACGGGTGTTCTGCGCGAACTTATCCGCAACTACCTTCGCACCGAGCCAATGGTGCGGCATTATCGCGATGAGCATGTGCAGAACGGTGGTTCAGGCATAACCGTGGTGGAACTGGCGTAA